One genomic region from Kamptonema formosum PCC 6407 encodes:
- the aat gene encoding leucyl/phenylalanyl-tRNA--protein transferase produces MQLDIDSIIHGYAAGYFLMANEGEDSLNWYSSRERSLIPLDERFTYPRSLRRSLNQNRFTTAVNRDFKAVVEGCANREETWISPQLKEIYHALNQAGWAYSFETWQGDELAGGILGIVIGGAFIGESMFYRIPEGSKVAMVKLVERLRDRSFVLFDAQMTNPHLERFGSYIINNKQYQSLLKKALQRRCSLI; encoded by the coding sequence ATGCAGCTAGATATTGACTCAATCATCCACGGATATGCAGCCGGCTATTTCCTGATGGCAAATGAAGGTGAAGATAGTTTAAATTGGTATTCCAGCAGAGAGCGATCGCTAATTCCTTTAGATGAGCGCTTTACCTATCCGCGATCGCTCCGCCGTTCCCTCAATCAAAATCGCTTCACCACCGCCGTTAACCGCGACTTTAAGGCCGTAGTTGAAGGTTGCGCCAACCGCGAGGAAACCTGGATTTCCCCGCAACTCAAGGAAATTTACCACGCTCTCAACCAAGCAGGCTGGGCCTACAGCTTCGAGACTTGGCAAGGGGATGAACTCGCAGGCGGTATTCTGGGAATTGTCATCGGCGGCGCATTCATTGGTGAATCTATGTTCTACAGGATTCCCGAAGGCTCAAAAGTAGCGATGGTGAAATTAGTAGAACGGCTGCGCGATCGCTCTTTTGTCCTCTTTGACGCGCAGATGACCAACCCCCACCTAGAAAGATTTGGCTCTTACATCATCAATAACAAGCAATACCAATCTCTACTAAAAAAAGCCTTACAGCGTCGGTGTTCCTTAATTTGA